A genomic window from Rhodococcus sp. KBS0724 includes:
- a CDS encoding LysR family transcriptional regulator, which yields MVLDPILLRTFLAVEHTGGFTAAAKQLGLRQPTVSGHITKLEKEIGRELFARDTHRVVLTSDGAAMLGFAREIIGAQEKAMHHFGGTELTGHIRFGVSEDLVSQTLPNILLEFRRNHPGVDLDLSVGLSEEIHAQLRADKLDLAFVKRRTGERHGQLVFDDRLVWAGPVGAKPELTEPIPVVTYHPPSLTRDAALTALDHAKLPYRITCTTKGQLGLRAAALAGLGFIVHSESLLPSDLVPVEGLPSPGRIQFTLITTGRRKQSAPEQALTRAIVENTHRLRFPAASS from the coding sequence ATGGTGCTCGATCCGATACTGCTCCGAACCTTCCTCGCGGTCGAACACACCGGAGGATTCACCGCGGCAGCCAAGCAGCTCGGACTGCGCCAACCGACAGTCAGCGGGCACATCACAAAACTCGAGAAGGAGATCGGGCGCGAGCTGTTCGCCCGTGACACACACCGGGTGGTTCTGACTTCCGACGGCGCCGCGATGCTGGGATTCGCCCGCGAGATCATCGGAGCACAGGAAAAGGCGATGCACCACTTCGGCGGTACGGAACTGACGGGCCACATCCGCTTCGGAGTATCGGAAGACCTTGTTTCGCAGACACTTCCCAACATTCTTCTCGAATTTCGGCGCAATCATCCCGGCGTGGACCTGGACCTCTCCGTGGGGCTCAGTGAGGAAATCCACGCACAGTTGAGGGCAGACAAACTCGACCTGGCCTTCGTCAAGCGTCGCACTGGCGAGCGACACGGCCAGCTCGTGTTCGACGATCGACTGGTGTGGGCGGGCCCCGTCGGAGCGAAACCTGAACTCACCGAACCGATCCCCGTTGTCACCTATCACCCACCGAGCCTGACGCGTGATGCCGCCCTGACAGCGCTCGATCACGCGAAGCTCCCCTACCGGATCACCTGCACGACAAAAGGCCAGCTGGGGCTACGCGCGGCAGCCCTGGCCGGCTTGGGATTCATCGTTCACAGCGAAAGTCTCCTACCGTCGGATCTGGTCCCGGTCGAGGGACTTCCGAGCCCCGGACGCATTCAGTTCACACTGATCACCACGGGGCGCCGCAAACAATCGGCCCCCGAACAGGCCCTGACCCGCGCAATCGTCGAAAACACCCACCGCCTACGGTTCCCGGCCGCGAGCTCGTAA
- a CDS encoding CdaR family transcriptional regulator, with the protein MTGPSHKDRDAVARRRLARVPAAAEPEVLAVVAELARRLEARSAEIAREMSVMMAHEIDQLDNDANLIEMLEASVQGNVTTIIHVLANDIPIDHLQPTTAAVEYALRLAQRDVPSNSLVRAYHMGQGDLMRICHDEVSALDIPARLTLAVLKHTSDVVYSYIDWITLYVFDAYEQERSRWINAQGNLHSAAIHALLSGTGADASSFEAETGYRLDQNHIAVVAWSTWDADALGFNALDRLVRDLGAAAGADKSVIVTAIDRRTVWAWLPFGRRIPAPDLQVLSATVPLDGGTRVAVGLPGQGMSGFKRSHEQARAAYSVATVPDTPGRPLVSFGDRGIAVVSLLSDNLDATKSWVWEVLGPLAADTPAAASLRTTLSVYFANGESHLHTANQMNLHRNTVKYRINKALGDPVVVGRDKLDLALALQVCELLGRSVLRLPG; encoded by the coding sequence GTGACTGGTCCCTCGCACAAGGATCGAGACGCCGTCGCACGGCGGCGCCTCGCCCGGGTGCCGGCTGCTGCCGAACCGGAAGTTCTTGCCGTGGTTGCAGAATTGGCGCGACGGCTCGAAGCGCGCAGTGCTGAAATTGCGCGTGAAATGAGCGTCATGATGGCTCACGAAATCGACCAGTTGGATAACGATGCCAATTTGATCGAGATGCTCGAAGCCAGCGTCCAGGGAAATGTCACGACGATCATCCACGTGCTGGCCAACGACATCCCCATCGATCATCTCCAGCCCACTACTGCTGCAGTGGAATACGCGCTCAGGCTCGCTCAACGGGACGTCCCGTCCAACTCGTTGGTGCGGGCATATCACATGGGGCAGGGTGATCTGATGAGGATCTGCCATGACGAGGTCAGTGCTCTCGACATTCCTGCCCGGTTGACTTTGGCTGTCCTGAAACACACTTCGGATGTGGTGTACAGCTACATCGACTGGATTACGTTGTACGTGTTCGATGCGTACGAACAGGAGCGAAGTCGGTGGATCAACGCACAGGGCAACTTGCATTCGGCCGCGATCCACGCGCTGTTGTCGGGAACCGGCGCAGACGCGAGTAGTTTCGAAGCCGAGACAGGTTATCGGCTGGACCAGAACCACATTGCCGTGGTTGCCTGGTCGACGTGGGACGCCGATGCGTTGGGCTTCAATGCCCTGGATCGCCTGGTGCGTGATCTCGGCGCGGCGGCCGGCGCTGACAAATCCGTGATCGTCACCGCGATCGACCGTCGAACGGTGTGGGCGTGGTTGCCTTTCGGGCGCCGCATTCCGGCACCGGATCTGCAGGTGCTGTCGGCAACCGTGCCACTCGACGGTGGTACCCGTGTTGCCGTCGGTCTTCCCGGGCAAGGGATGTCAGGATTCAAGCGTTCGCATGAGCAAGCGCGCGCCGCCTATTCTGTTGCAACAGTGCCGGATACACCGGGCCGTCCACTCGTGAGTTTTGGTGATCGAGGCATCGCTGTGGTGTCTCTCCTGTCGGACAATCTCGACGCGACCAAGTCTTGGGTGTGGGAAGTGCTGGGGCCCTTGGCCGCCGATACGCCGGCTGCGGCATCGCTGCGCACAACATTGAGCGTGTACTTTGCGAACGGTGAAAGTCACCTCCATACCGCCAACCAGATGAATCTCCACCGCAATACCGTGAAGTACCGCATCAACAAAGCGCTCGGTGACCCCGTTGTCGTCGGGCGCGACAAGCTGGATTTGGCTCTGGCATTGCAGGTGTGTGAATTGCTTGGTCGATCGGTATTGCGTCTACCGGGTTGA
- a CDS encoding NAD(P)/FAD-dependent oxidoreductase → MTKAVVVGSGPNGLAAAVHLARSGVDVQVLEAADQIGGGTRSGPIDVPGLIHDHCSAFHPMGIGSPYLSKLDLERYGLNWRWAEVDCAHPLDNGDAGVLYRSLEQTAAGLGADGQRWQRMFGDLSTGFDALASDLMRPIVNVPRHPLRLAAFGPRALLPATVIAKLWKTEKGKALFGGVAAHAFYPLHRPATSAVGLMITAAGHRHGWPVAEGGSRSITDAMASMLLDHGGKIDTGVRVRTVSEIPDADVVLMDVNPAGALEILGDRLPARVAKAYRKFKQAPGAFKVDFAIEGHVPWTNPDCARAGTVHLAGGFDEIVAAERETNAGRMPERPFVLVGQQYVADPTRSAGNIHPLYTYAHVPHGYAGDATEAIIRQIERFAPGFREQIVAISSRSTADLAHDNPNQVGGDIIGGANSELQVVLRPRIAVDPYSTGIEGMYLCSASTPPGAGAHGMCGYNAAESALKYLRRKGAEVL, encoded by the coding sequence GTGACAAAGGCCGTAGTTGTCGGCAGCGGGCCGAACGGGCTCGCTGCCGCGGTACACCTTGCGCGGAGCGGTGTGGACGTGCAGGTGCTCGAGGCCGCCGACCAGATCGGCGGGGGCACCCGCTCCGGTCCGATCGACGTACCCGGGTTGATCCACGATCACTGCTCGGCGTTTCACCCGATGGGGATCGGCTCGCCGTACCTGTCCAAGCTCGACCTCGAGCGCTACGGGCTGAACTGGCGGTGGGCCGAGGTGGACTGTGCGCATCCGCTCGACAACGGCGACGCCGGTGTCCTGTACCGCTCGCTGGAGCAGACCGCGGCGGGTCTCGGCGCGGACGGGCAGCGATGGCAACGCATGTTCGGCGACTTGTCGACGGGATTCGACGCTCTGGCGTCCGATCTGATGCGACCGATCGTGAACGTCCCGCGTCATCCGCTGCGGCTTGCGGCTTTCGGTCCGCGCGCATTGCTTCCGGCAACCGTGATCGCAAAACTGTGGAAGACGGAGAAGGGCAAGGCGTTGTTCGGCGGAGTGGCTGCGCACGCCTTCTATCCGCTTCACCGTCCCGCGACGTCGGCCGTGGGGTTGATGATTACCGCTGCAGGTCACCGCCACGGGTGGCCGGTCGCCGAGGGCGGTTCGCGGTCGATCACCGATGCCATGGCATCGATGCTCCTCGATCACGGCGGCAAGATCGACACCGGAGTTCGGGTGCGCACCGTATCCGAGATTCCCGACGCCGATGTTGTTCTGATGGATGTCAATCCAGCTGGTGCTCTCGAAATTCTGGGGGATCGTCTCCCCGCCCGAGTGGCAAAGGCCTATCGGAAGTTCAAGCAGGCCCCCGGAGCTTTCAAAGTCGATTTTGCGATCGAAGGTCATGTGCCGTGGACCAATCCGGATTGCGCTCGGGCCGGAACAGTTCATCTGGCAGGTGGTTTCGACGAAATCGTGGCAGCTGAGCGCGAGACGAATGCGGGGCGCATGCCGGAGCGGCCGTTTGTACTTGTCGGTCAGCAGTACGTGGCTGATCCCACCCGCTCTGCCGGGAACATCCATCCGCTGTACACCTATGCGCATGTGCCACACGGGTATGCCGGGGATGCCACGGAGGCGATCATTCGCCAGATCGAGAGGTTTGCGCCGGGGTTCCGGGAGCAGATCGTGGCGATATCGAGTCGTAGTACCGCAGATCTGGCACACGACAATCCGAATCAGGTCGGTGGTGACATCATCGGAGGAGCCAATTCCGAACTACAGGTGGTTCTGCGTCCGCGCATTGCAGTCGATCCGTACAGTACGGGGATCGAGGGCATGTACCTGTGCTCGGCGTCGACGCCACCAGGGGCCGGTGCACACGGAATGTGCGGGTACAACGCGGCCGAATCCGCATTGAAGTATCTCAGACGGAAGGGCGCGGAGGTTTTGTGA
- a CDS encoding DUF3556 domain-containing protein, producing MGFKEGNFPPVDPATFMDKPFLERLRDMSTHWVDYGFGTPKMVHTVYIMKLLFLYLLAGTAVATLTSGLSWVDPGSWWNQPIVYQKLILWTMMLEMLGLAGSWGPLAGHFKPMTGGVLYWIRPGTIRLPPWPGKVPLTSGDSRTVFDVLIYVAAVANLLVATVLPGVHTTGIDAAIADNAGLVRPTALYSFLVLMLILGLRDKVPFIAARSEQYLPAIFFFTFLPFVDMILALKLLIVMVWIGAGISKFGRHFSLVVPPMLSNTPWIPSKKIKRAHYRNFPEDLRPSHLGGGVAHVAGTMVEIVTPLILLFSTNKTLTILAVILMVGFHLFIASTFPLAVPLEWNLLFAYAAAFLFLGFPAWDGYGLGAMSSPWITAGIVAALAFFPILGNLRPDLVSFLPSMRQYAGNWASATWAFAPGAEAKIDQNIKRPSPDTRNQLMTMYPEDVSDVVLHQLLGWRSMHSQGRALFSLMLRHLGEDINTYSLREAEFMCNSIVAFNFGDGHLHDEKMIAAIQRRCNFAPGEFLVTWIESQPIHKGTQAYKVIDAALGVIERGTFKVADAVAEQPWLPNGPIPFDVQWTLDVRADRAATDPQVVSEPRMRTKTSIEQEVGK from the coding sequence ATGGGATTCAAAGAAGGAAACTTCCCTCCCGTCGACCCGGCTACGTTCATGGACAAGCCTTTCCTCGAGCGTTTACGAGACATGTCCACACACTGGGTGGACTACGGGTTCGGGACGCCGAAGATGGTCCACACCGTCTACATCATGAAATTGCTGTTTCTCTACCTGTTAGCCGGAACGGCAGTTGCGACACTGACTTCCGGTCTCTCCTGGGTCGATCCAGGGTCATGGTGGAATCAGCCCATCGTCTACCAGAAGCTCATCCTCTGGACGATGATGCTCGAGATGCTGGGCCTAGCAGGTTCGTGGGGTCCGCTGGCCGGCCACTTCAAGCCGATGACAGGCGGCGTCCTCTACTGGATTCGGCCCGGAACGATTCGTCTGCCACCGTGGCCGGGCAAGGTTCCGCTCACCTCCGGTGACTCCCGCACGGTCTTCGACGTTCTCATCTACGTCGCTGCTGTCGCCAATCTGCTTGTTGCCACTGTGCTTCCAGGAGTGCACACCACGGGAATCGACGCGGCGATAGCCGACAACGCGGGACTCGTGCGTCCGACCGCCCTGTACTCGTTCCTGGTGCTGATGCTGATTCTCGGTCTGCGCGACAAGGTTCCGTTCATCGCCGCGCGCAGTGAACAGTACCTTCCTGCGATCTTCTTCTTCACGTTCCTGCCGTTCGTCGACATGATCCTGGCGCTCAAGTTGCTGATCGTCATGGTGTGGATCGGCGCCGGTATCTCGAAGTTCGGTCGCCACTTCTCACTGGTGGTTCCCCCGATGTTGAGTAACACCCCGTGGATTCCGTCGAAGAAGATCAAGCGTGCGCACTATCGCAACTTCCCCGAGGATCTGCGTCCCTCGCACCTCGGTGGCGGCGTCGCGCACGTGGCCGGAACGATGGTCGAGATTGTCACCCCGTTGATACTGCTGTTCTCCACCAACAAGACTCTGACCATTCTTGCCGTGATCCTCATGGTCGGATTCCACCTGTTCATCGCCTCGACCTTCCCGCTGGCCGTTCCGCTGGAATGGAACCTACTGTTCGCTTACGCCGCGGCCTTCCTGTTCCTGGGATTCCCGGCGTGGGACGGTTACGGCCTCGGCGCCATGTCTTCACCGTGGATTACCGCGGGAATTGTTGCAGCCCTTGCCTTCTTCCCGATTCTCGGCAATCTCCGGCCCGATCTGGTGTCGTTCCTGCCCTCGATGCGTCAGTACGCCGGAAACTGGGCATCTGCGACGTGGGCATTTGCGCCGGGCGCCGAAGCCAAGATCGACCAGAACATCAAGCGCCCGTCGCCTGACACCCGCAATCAGTTGATGACCATGTACCCCGAAGACGTGTCCGACGTCGTTCTGCACCAACTGTTGGGCTGGCGTTCCATGCACAGTCAGGGGCGTGCACTGTTCTCGCTCATGCTCCGTCATCTCGGTGAGGACATCAACACGTACTCCCTGCGGGAGGCTGAGTTCATGTGCAACTCCATCGTTGCCTTCAACTTCGGCGACGGACATCTGCACGACGAGAAGATGATCGCGGCGATCCAGCGTCGTTGCAACTTCGCGCCGGGCGAGTTCCTGGTGACGTGGATCGAATCCCAGCCCATCCACAAGGGCACTCAGGCGTACAAGGTGATCGACGCGGCCTTGGGCGTCATCGAACGGGGCACCTTCAAGGTTGCCGACGCAGTTGCCGAACAACCGTGGTTGCCGAACGGGCCCATTCCGTTCGACGTTCAGTGGACACTGGACGTACGAGCCGACCGCGCAGCAACAGATCCGCAGGTCGTCTCCGAACCGAGGATGCGGACGAAGACCAGTATCGAGCAAGAGGTGGGTAAGTGA
- a CDS encoding class I adenylate-forming enzyme family protein has product MVDIGYLAPDLAKKYGSAPCLRDDRSELTYTEFADRVEAVAAQLSSRGIGRGDIIAIMLPNRVELVTAIMAAWRVGAAATPINPMFTANEADYQIMDSGAQLVVTAGVDSPSGGRAVLCVDDLAVEPPSVPLPDVPVAEDDLALLIYTSGSTGTPKGVMLTHANLQFMASSMGRSIGITATDHCLLVLPLFHVNAICVSILAPLIVGGQVSITGKFSVSRFFDDVARLRPTYFSAVPAIYAMLTSQSEGATFDTSSLRLGVCGAAPISRELLERAEERFGFVIVEGYGLTEGTCASACNPYDGIRKLGTVGPALPGQEIAILADDGTLAQVGIAGEVIIKGANVMRGYLNRPEETAKTVVDGWLHTGDVGVLDEDGYLTLVDRIKDMIIRGGENIYPKEIENSLAAHPAVLEAAVIGAPHEVYGEVPVAYVVAYPDSPVTEDELLEHVTALLTRVKLPVAIYVVDALPRNPVGKIDKPGMRRALSVEPAR; this is encoded by the coding sequence GTGGTGGACATCGGATATCTGGCCCCCGATCTGGCAAAGAAGTACGGATCAGCTCCGTGCCTTCGTGATGATCGAAGCGAACTGACCTATACGGAGTTCGCCGATCGTGTAGAAGCTGTTGCGGCGCAACTCTCGAGCCGGGGTATCGGGCGCGGTGACATCATTGCGATCATGCTTCCCAACCGAGTCGAGTTGGTGACAGCAATCATGGCGGCCTGGCGCGTCGGCGCCGCTGCGACACCCATCAATCCGATGTTCACGGCCAATGAGGCTGACTATCAGATCATGGATTCCGGTGCGCAACTGGTTGTTACGGCTGGAGTTGATTCTCCGAGCGGTGGACGCGCAGTGCTGTGCGTCGACGATCTGGCTGTTGAACCACCATCAGTACCGCTGCCGGACGTCCCTGTGGCGGAAGATGACCTCGCACTCTTGATCTACACCAGTGGATCTACGGGTACCCCCAAGGGCGTCATGCTGACCCATGCGAACCTGCAGTTCATGGCGTCGTCGATGGGGCGCAGTATCGGCATTACAGCGACAGATCATTGTCTGCTGGTGTTGCCGTTGTTCCACGTCAATGCCATTTGCGTGAGCATTCTCGCTCCGCTGATCGTCGGCGGTCAGGTCAGCATCACCGGAAAGTTTTCGGTATCAAGGTTCTTCGACGACGTGGCCCGCTTGCGGCCCACCTACTTTTCCGCGGTTCCCGCGATCTACGCGATGCTGACCTCACAGTCCGAAGGTGCAACGTTCGACACGTCGTCATTGCGACTGGGTGTCTGTGGCGCCGCGCCGATCAGTAGAGAACTCCTCGAACGCGCCGAGGAGCGTTTCGGTTTTGTCATCGTGGAAGGCTACGGACTGACTGAGGGAACGTGTGCGTCGGCGTGTAATCCCTATGACGGCATTCGCAAACTCGGCACAGTCGGCCCAGCGTTACCCGGGCAAGAGATCGCGATCCTCGCCGACGACGGGACTCTTGCTCAGGTAGGAATCGCGGGCGAGGTAATCATCAAGGGCGCCAACGTGATGCGCGGCTACCTGAACCGGCCGGAAGAGACGGCAAAAACGGTTGTCGACGGCTGGCTGCACACGGGCGACGTCGGAGTTCTGGACGAGGATGGCTACCTGACTCTGGTCGACCGCATCAAAGACATGATCATCCGCGGGGGAGAAAACATCTACCCCAAGGAAATCGAAAATTCGCTTGCCGCCCATCCTGCCGTGCTGGAGGCCGCTGTGATCGGGGCTCCACACGAGGTCTACGGAGAGGTACCTGTTGCCTATGTCGTTGCGTATCCGGATTCGCCTGTCACAGAAGATGAACTGCTCGAACATGTCACGGCACTGCTCACCCGCGTGAAGCTGCCAGTGGCGATCTACGTCGTCGATGCGCTACCCCGAAACCCGGTGGGCAAGATCGACAAACCTGGAATGCGACGAGCATTGAGCGTCGAACCCGCTCGCTAG
- a CDS encoding LysR family transcriptional regulator ArgP, protein MLDIEQLKALHAAVDEGTFDAAARKLHITPSAVSQRIKALERAVGRILLQRTKPVQVTDSGREVLRLARQIDALTRDTVRELGLDDTLGSLARIPVAVNADSLSTWVLHVLADFTAEASFDFHIDDQDHTTDLLRDGSVMAAITSAAAPVQGCTSSRLGILRYRPMASAQFCDRWFADGVTAEALSLAPMVVFNRKDLLQDRYLDRKVGYPVDPPRHQVPSSAGFSDAVRLGYGWGLLPELQSLESADTLVGFDPDSVYDVPLFWQQWKLSPPILVRIAEAVAARAHEILPQSSA, encoded by the coding sequence ATGCTGGACATTGAGCAGTTGAAGGCGCTCCACGCCGCGGTAGATGAGGGAACATTCGACGCTGCCGCCAGGAAACTGCACATCACGCCATCTGCGGTCAGTCAGCGGATCAAAGCACTCGAACGTGCGGTTGGCCGGATCCTGCTGCAACGCACCAAACCGGTTCAGGTCACCGACTCGGGGCGCGAAGTATTGCGCTTGGCTCGTCAGATAGATGCACTCACGCGGGATACGGTGCGTGAGTTGGGTCTTGACGACACGCTGGGTTCTCTGGCTCGTATCCCGGTCGCAGTCAACGCGGACTCGTTGTCCACCTGGGTACTTCATGTGCTGGCGGATTTCACGGCCGAAGCGAGTTTCGATTTTCATATCGACGATCAGGACCACACAACCGATCTCTTACGTGACGGGTCGGTGATGGCAGCAATAACCTCGGCGGCGGCGCCAGTTCAGGGTTGCACGTCGAGTCGGCTCGGAATCCTGCGCTACCGGCCGATGGCCAGTGCCCAATTCTGTGACAGATGGTTTGCTGACGGTGTTACGGCAGAAGCACTTTCACTGGCACCGATGGTGGTGTTCAACCGCAAGGATCTGCTGCAGGACAGGTACTTGGACAGGAAGGTCGGGTATCCCGTTGATCCCCCTCGTCACCAGGTGCCCTCATCCGCGGGCTTTTCGGACGCGGTGCGACTGGGGTACGGCTGGGGCCTGCTCCCTGAGCTGCAAAGCCTCGAATCGGCGGATACGCTGGTCGGGTTCGATCCGGACTCTGTCTACGACGTGCCGCTGTTCTGGCAGCAGTGGAAATTGTCGCCGCCGATTCTGGTGCGAATCGCCGAGGCCGTTGCTGCTCGTGCGCACGAAATCTTGCCTCAATCGAGTGCCTGA
- a CDS encoding LysE/ArgO family amino acid transporter has product MLSNSDPTSAVVGFGVGLSLIVAIGAQNAFVLRQGLTRSHILPIVAVCAISDAILILAGISGIGALLEHAPSLITFVRIAGAVFLLSYAVFASKRALRPQTLAPDQHGNGSRLTAITMALALTWLNPHVYLDTVVLMGSIANGRGEIGRWWFATGAITASAIWFAALGYGAQLLTPLFAKPNAWRILDAIIAVMMTVLGVSLLLEL; this is encoded by the coding sequence ATGCTCAGTAACAGTGACCCGACGTCCGCCGTCGTCGGTTTTGGTGTCGGACTCTCGTTGATCGTCGCGATCGGCGCACAGAATGCCTTTGTTCTTCGCCAAGGTCTGACGCGCTCGCATATACTCCCAATTGTGGCAGTCTGCGCCATATCCGACGCAATTCTGATACTCGCAGGCATCAGCGGAATTGGGGCCCTGCTCGAGCATGCACCGTCACTGATCACGTTCGTTCGTATTGCCGGTGCGGTTTTCCTACTCAGCTACGCAGTGTTCGCTTCCAAACGGGCCCTCCGACCTCAGACGTTGGCACCGGATCAGCATGGCAACGGGTCGAGGCTCACCGCCATCACAATGGCATTGGCGCTCACCTGGCTGAACCCGCACGTCTATCTGGACACCGTCGTGCTCATGGGTTCAATTGCCAACGGACGCGGCGAGATCGGACGCTGGTGGTTTGCCACCGGCGCCATCACAGCCAGCGCAATTTGGTTTGCCGCTCTCGGTTACGGCGCCCAGTTGTTGACGCCACTTTTTGCCAAACCCAACGCCTGGAGAATTCTCGACGCCATCATCGCCGTGATGATGACGGTTCTCGGAGTCAGCTTGCTACTCGAACTTTGA
- a CDS encoding FAD-binding protein — protein MMNWNEEYDVLVVGSGGGGVTGAYTAAREGLTVNLVEATDKFGGTTAYSGGGGVWFPCNPALQRAGTDDTIEDALEYYHAVVGDRTPRQLQDTYVRGGGPLIEYLEQDENLKFEMLPWPDYFGKAPKARLDGQRHTMPTPFPVSRAPELREVVRGPLDSERLGTPQPEDFFIGGRALIARFLKAIEKYPNAKVALNSPLVELVVEEGAVVGGIVERDGTRVAIRARRGVLLAAGGFEANDELRQKYGVPGQARDTMGPGANLGKAHQAAIAIGADVDLMDQAWWSPGLTHPDGRSAFALWFTGGIFVNQNGERFVNESAPYDRLGRDVIAQMKQGTVTLPYWMIYDDREGARPPVQAPNVSMTETEKYVDAGLWHTADTLEALAEKIGVPSETLVATVARFNKMVESGVDEDFGRGDEAYDRAFSGGESPLVAIEHGPFHAAAFGISDLGTKGGLRTDTAARVLDTSDNPIPGLYAAGNTMAAPSGTVYPGGGNPIGTSMLFSHLAVRNIISERT, from the coding sequence ATGATGAACTGGAACGAAGAATACGATGTGCTGGTGGTCGGTTCCGGCGGCGGCGGCGTCACCGGCGCCTACACGGCGGCCCGTGAGGGACTGACCGTGAACCTTGTCGAGGCGACCGACAAGTTCGGCGGCACCACCGCATATTCCGGCGGCGGCGGGGTCTGGTTTCCGTGCAACCCGGCGTTGCAACGCGCGGGCACCGACGACACTATCGAGGACGCGCTCGAGTATTACCACGCCGTAGTCGGAGACCGCACGCCTCGTCAGCTACAGGACACATACGTCCGCGGCGGCGGACCCCTGATCGAGTACCTCGAGCAGGACGAAAACTTGAAGTTCGAAATGCTGCCGTGGCCAGACTATTTCGGCAAGGCACCCAAAGCCCGTCTCGACGGACAGCGGCACACCATGCCCACCCCGTTCCCCGTCTCACGAGCACCCGAACTGCGAGAGGTCGTGCGCGGCCCCCTCGACTCGGAGCGTCTAGGGACCCCACAGCCCGAGGACTTCTTCATCGGCGGACGAGCACTGATTGCCCGCTTCCTCAAAGCCATCGAGAAATACCCGAATGCGAAGGTGGCCTTGAACAGTCCGCTTGTCGAGCTTGTAGTCGAGGAAGGCGCCGTCGTCGGCGGTATCGTCGAACGCGATGGCACACGCGTCGCCATCCGTGCCCGAAGGGGCGTGCTTCTGGCAGCCGGCGGTTTCGAGGCCAATGACGAACTGCGGCAGAAGTACGGCGTTCCCGGTCAGGCCCGCGACACCATGGGGCCCGGGGCCAACCTCGGCAAAGCGCATCAGGCCGCTATCGCAATCGGCGCTGACGTTGATCTGATGGATCAGGCCTGGTGGTCACCAGGACTGACCCATCCCGACGGACGTTCGGCGTTCGCACTGTGGTTCACCGGCGGCATCTTCGTCAACCAGAACGGTGAACGGTTCGTCAACGAGTCGGCTCCGTACGACCGACTCGGGCGCGATGTGATCGCTCAGATGAAACAGGGCACCGTCACCCTGCCGTATTGGATGATCTACGACGACAGGGAGGGCGCCCGTCCGCCGGTTCAAGCACCGAACGTGTCGATGACAGAGACTGAAAAGTACGTCGACGCCGGCCTGTGGCACACCGCCGACACGCTCGAGGCGCTCGCCGAAAAGATCGGAGTGCCATCCGAAACGCTGGTGGCGACGGTCGCTCGATTCAACAAAATGGTCGAAAGCGGAGTCGACGAGGACTTCGGCCGTGGTGACGAAGCCTACGATCGTGCGTTCTCGGGCGGCGAATCACCGCTCGTGGCGATCGAGCACGGCCCGTTCCACGCGGCGGCCTTCGGAATCTCCGACCTCGGCACCAAGGGCGGGTTGCGCACCGACACAGCGGCACGAGTCCTCGATACCTCGGACAACCCGATTCCCGGCCTGTACGCGGCGGGAAACACCATGGCTGCGCCGAGTGGAACCGTCTACCCCGGCGGCGGTAATCCCATCGGTACCAGCATGCTTTTCAGTCACCTCGCCGTGCGGAACATTATCTCCGAGCGCACGTAA